In Callospermophilus lateralis isolate mCalLat2 chromosome 18, mCalLat2.hap1, whole genome shotgun sequence, one DNA window encodes the following:
- the Chst4 gene encoding carbohydrate sulfotransferase 4: MILLKKMRLLLFLVSQVAVFALFFHMYNHRAPFRKEEPKPVHVLILSSWRSGSSFVGQLFGQHPDVFYLMEPAWHVWMTFTESTAWSLHMAVRDLLRSAFLCDMSVFDAYMKPGPLKQSSLFQWEHSRALCSPPACDFFPREEITFHAHCKILCNQQPFTVVEKACRSYSHVVLKEVRFLNLQPLYQLLIDPSLNLHIVHLVRDPRAVFRSREHTTAELMIDSHIVMGQNWQKLKKEDHPYYTMQIICKSQLDIYKAIQSLPRALQKRYLLIRYEDLVRAPLAQTSRMYEYVGLKFLPHLQNWVYNITRGKGMGEHAFHTNARDALNVSQAWRWSLPYEKVSRLQEVCGDTMDVLGYLQVRSKQEQSNLSLDLLTTWKPSERVYQGGEGSVPTWF; encoded by the coding sequence ATGATATTGCTCAAAAAAATGAGGCTCCTGCTGTTCCTGGTTTCCCAGGTGGCTGTCTTTGCTCTCTTCTTCCACATGTATAACCATAGGGCCCCGTTTAGAAAGGAGGAGCCCAAGCCTGTGCATGTGCTGATCCTGTCTTCCTGGCGCTCTGGCTCTTCTTTTGTGGGGCAGCTTTTTGGGCAGCACCCAGACGTCTTCTACCTAATGGAGCCAGCCTGGCACGTGTGGATGACCTTCACCGAGAGCACTGCCTGGAGTCTGCACATGGCCGTGCGGGATCTACTGCGTTCTGCCTTTCTGTGTGACATGAGTGTCTTTGATGCCTACATGAAACCTGGTCCCCTCAAACAGTCCAGTCTCTTCCAGTGGGAGCACAGCCGGGCACTGTGTTCCCCACCTGCCTGTGACTTCTTCCCCAGGGAGGAGATCACCTTCCACGCTCACTGCAAGATCCTGTGCAACCAACAGCCCTTCACCGTGGTGGAGAAGGCCTGCCGCTCCTACAGCCACGTGGTACTCAAGGAGGTGCGCTTCCTCAACCTGCAGCCCCTCTACCAGCTGCTGATAGACCCTTCCCTCAACCTGCACATCGTGCACCTGGTCCGGGACCCGCGGGCGGTGTTCCGTTCCCGAGAACACACCACAGCAGAACTCATGATTGACAGTCATATTGTGATGGGGCAGAATTGGCAGAAACTCAAAAAGGAAGATCATCCATACTACACGATGCAAATCATCTGCAAAAGCCAGCTGGACATTTACAAGGCCATCCAGTCCTTGCCCAGAGCTCTGCAGAAGCGCTACTTGCTCATCCGCTATGAAGACCTAGTCCGGGCTCCACTGGCTCAGACTTCCCGGATGTATGAATATGTGGGGTTGAAATTCTTGCCCCATCTCCAGAACTGGGTGTATAACATCACCCGGGGCAAGGGCATGGGAGAGCATGCCTTCCACACCAATGCCAGGGATGCCCTCAACGTTTCCCAGGCTTGGCGCTGGTCCTTGCCTTATGAAAAGGTTTCTCGACTTCAGGAAGTCTGTGGCGATACCATGGATGTGCTGGGCTACCTCCAGGTCAGATCCAAACAAGAGCAGAGCAACCTCTCCCTGGATCTTCTGACTACCTGGAAACCCTCTGAGCGAGTCTACCAGGGGGGAGAAGGCTCTGTCCCCACCTGGTTCTAA